From Ndongobacter massiliensis:
TGGCTGCCGGACTTTCTTCCACCCCCGGTTTGCTCTTGGAAGGACTGGTCAATCTGATTGCCACACTTGTATTCGGTGTTTTACTCGAAAAAAGGATGCCCGAACCGAGACTCTGATTCGGGCATCCTTTCTACTTGTTTGAAATGCAGCACTCAGTGTGTTGCGCCGCCTTCCACCTTGATATCGACATCATTTTCGACGATGGCTTCAATTGCACAGGTGATGCCGCCGACAATCGTCTCCAGTGACATGGACGGCATGTTGCGCTTGTCGAGAACCTGCTCTGGCAAAAACGGAATATGCATGAATCCCGTACGCATCTTCGGATACTTTGTCGCCGCCAGATGCGCTACTCCATAGCAAACATGGTTGCAGATAAAGGTTCCGGCCGTGTTGGAAATCGAGGCGGGATACCCGTTTTCGAGCATCTTCTGCACCATGGCCTTGATGGGAATGGTGACAAAATACGCTGCGGGACCGTCCGCCGCCACCGGTTCATCCACCGGCTGATTGCCTTCGTTATCCGGAATGCGGCAGTCATCGACGTTGATGCCAATGCGTTCCACCGTCAGATCCGGCCGTCCGCCTGCCTGCCCGATGGACAATACGACATCCGGTTTTTCTTCTTCGACCTTGGCACGAATTTTATCCACGGATTTCCCGATTACCGTTGGAATCTCCAGCGTCACAATCTGTGCGCCGGCAATTTCCTTTGGCAATTTTTTGATGGATTCCAAGGCGGGGTTAATCGACTCCCCGCCAAAGGGATCAAATCCGGTTACCAATACTTTCATGATAAGCTCCTTTCAACGGCTCTGCGCTAAAACGCCAAAACGAGGATCAAAACGATGTGAATCAGAGCCATCGCAATCGCCACCGGCGCCTGCGCCTTTATGACCGTATACTTGTCCTTTGCGCCCAGAATGGAGACCGGCACGATGTTGAAGTTCGCCGCCATCGGTGTCAACAGCGTCCCGCAATAACCGGCGGTCATACCCAGCGCACCGACCATGGCCGGATTCGCGCCCAAATTGATAAGGAACGGAATCCCGATACCCACGGTCATAACGGTAAAGGCGGCAAAGGCATTCCCCATGATCATCGTAAAGAGCATCATACCCAGCACATACGCGATGGCGCCGGCAATACGCGATCCTTCTGGAACCGCTGCGCCGAACCACTGCCCGATAACATCTCCCACACCGGCTGTTGCAAAGATGACGCCGAGTCCCGCCAACAATTGTGGCAGCAAACTCGCCGGTCCCACCTCCATCAACACCTGGGCCATATCTTCAACCGTCTGGTCGACACGCGGTTTACAAAGAATCCACACGACAATGAGAGCGATCAGCGCCGAAAGTCCCAGCGTCTGCGGCGAAGACAGCGACAGAATGATATCTTTGCCCGTCTCCGGATCCACGTCGACCGGAATCTTAAACCGCGACAAAGAGGCCAGTGCAAAAGCAGTGAGACCTAAAACCAATGCCGGAATGAAAATTTTATAGCCGATACGATCCGCATTGGCGCGCGTCTCTTCCGGCATGCGCGGTGTAAATTCACCGATCTTCACCTGGTTGGTCAGTGTGAGTATCCCCATAAGGACAAGCACACAACCGATGAAGGCGGCACCGTATTCAAAACCTTCCACAATAAATTTTCCGCCGGCAAATAATACCGCCGTACAAAGCCAGAAAACAAAAGTACCGATGCGCCCCTCTTTATTGCGCAGGGCGCGGATTGCTGCATTTAATGCGATCAAGCCGCAAAGGATATAAATGAATTCATCCATATTGGCTTTTTGAAAATGGAGAAATTTTGCAATACTAAGCATCTTTCACAATCTCCTTTCGAAGTTTCAGATCGAAGAGAACACATTGTACGATGCCCACGATGCAGATCGCTACACCCGCCCAAATGCTGCTGAAAGCGATATCCGTCTGATCGACGACGAAGCCCGCTTCTTTCAAGGTACCTAAGATCAAAAGCACACTGCCGCTGGTCGGGAAGATGTTCTGCCCGAAAAAGTTACCATAGTTTTCCGTCGCTGCCGCCAGACCTTTCAGGTCCTCCATGCCTTTTTCCGTCAATTTTCCGCCATTCTTTTCCGCCGCACCTTGTGCCATGGGCAGAATCAAGGGGCGAATGAATTGTACATGACCGCCAATGCGCAGTGACAACGCCGCCGCAATCGTGCGGATGACCAGCCATACGGAAAGCAAACCACCCGTCGTAGCAAAGCTCAGTTTGCGGATTGCATCGCCGGCCTTCTCCCTCATACCGTACCGTTCGAGGATAACAATGACCGGGAAGGCGATAAGAAATAAGCTCATGTAACGGTTGTCGACAAAGCCCTTGCCGATAATGGACAGGACTTCAACAATGTTGATCTGCGCAATCAGACCGGTGACAATGCCCGCGATGAGAACAACGGCAAGCACGTCCATCCGAAGCGCAAACCCTACGATGATCAGCAATACGCCGACCATTACCCAATAGTTCATAAAGACCTCCTTAAAAAATAAATATTGACTCTATAATACCACATCACAATCTGCCGCGCAGACGCAATCCATCTGCCAAACGGCGAACCGCTACGGCATAGGCGGCTTCCCGCCAGGTGACATTGTATTTTTCTTGCAATTCAGAAAGGGATTGAAATGCCGTCCGGATCCGACGCGCCAGTTTTTCATTGACTTCTTCTTCCGTCCAGTAATCACCGGTGCGGTTTTGCACCCATTCATAATAGGAAACCGTAACGCCGCCGCCGTTAACAAAGATATCCGGCAATACCGGCACACCGCGGTGCGTAAGAATCCGCTCCGCTTCTGCGGTTACCGGACCGTTCGCCCCCTCGGCAATGAGCTTCGCTCCCAGCGTTTCCGCCGTTTCTGCGGAAATGGCATTTTCCAACGCACAAGGCACGCAGAGATCCACCGGAAGTTGCCAGAATGCCTCTTCCGTGATGCGTTCCACTCCCGGATACTCCAAGAAATTTCCTTTTTTCTCCCCTTCATACCACCGGGCAAGCGCCTCATAATCCAACCCGTCTTTCGAATAAATGGCATAGCCTGTTCCGTTCGCATGATGAGCAACTGCAACCGTCTTAACGCCGCGCGCCTGCAGGTGTTTCATCGCAAGGCTGCCCACATTGCCGAATCCCTGAATGGCACAGGTCATGCCGGACAAATCTCGGTTTTGCATCTGACACCAAGCTTCCACCGCCAGCGCCACGCCGAGGCCGGTGGCTTCATTGCGCCCCATAGAGCCGCCAAGCGCAACGGGTTTTCCCGTAAAAGTCGCGACGGTTTGTGAATGTGCCAATTTCTGGTATTCATCGGTCATCCATGCCATCACCTGTCCGTTGGTATGCACATCGGGCGCAGGAATATCCTGCATTTCTCCAATCACCGGGAAAAAGGCATCGACATAAGCCCGCGACAAACGCTCCAATTCTCCGGTCGAGCACAGCGTCGTATCAACCGCTATGCCGCCCTTGCCGCCTCCATAAGGCAGACCCGCCACAGCACACTTGAGCGTCATCCACATGGACAGAACGGACACCTCTTCCGCACAGACATTGGGGTGAAAGCGCACACCACCCTTGCCCGGACCCAGCGCATCGGAGTGCAGGGCGCGATAGGCGGGAAACACGGCAACACGACCGTCATCCATTTTGACCGGCAAATTCGCGGACACCAATCGCTGCACCCGGGAAAGAACCTCATACACAGCGGGTTCTTCCTGCAAAAGTTCACATGCGGCGCGCAGGTGCTCCCGCGCTTCTTCCAATGCTTGATTTTCTTTTTTCATCGGCTTCCTCTCTTCCGCTTCCAACTTTTTCAGGATATTATATCATGCAGACGCATAAAAAAAAGATCATCATTTTAGAAAAGAGAGAATTATGTCCGATACATTTTCCAATCGACACAGCCGTACCCGCCGGATTCTCGGAACGGATGCGCTTTTACGTATACAAAATGCACAAATCGCCATTTTCGGTCTCGGCGGAGTCGG
This genomic window contains:
- the pcp gene encoding pyroglutamyl-peptidase I, with translation MKVLVTGFDPFGGESINPALESIKKLPKEIAGAQIVTLEIPTVIGKSVDKIRAKVEEEKPDVVLSIGQAGGRPDLTVERIGINVDDCRIPDNEGNQPVDEPVAADGPAAYFVTIPIKAMVQKMLENGYPASISNTAGTFICNHVCYGVAHLAATKYPKMRTGFMHIPFLPEQVLDKRNMPSMSLETIVGGITCAIEAIVENDVDIKVEGGATH
- a CDS encoding DUF979 domain-containing protein, whose translation is MAKFLHFQKANMDEFIYILCGLIALNAAIRALRNKEGRIGTFVFWLCTAVLFAGGKFIVEGFEYGAAFIGCVLVLMGILTLTNQVKIGEFTPRMPEETRANADRIGYKIFIPALVLGLTAFALASLSRFKIPVDVDPETGKDIILSLSSPQTLGLSALIALIVVWILCKPRVDQTVEDMAQVLMEVGPASLLPQLLAGLGVIFATAGVGDVIGQWFGAAVPEGSRIAGAIAYVLGMMLFTMIMGNAFAAFTVMTVGIGIPFLINLGANPAMVGALGMTAGYCGTLLTPMAANFNIVPVSILGAKDKYTVIKAQAPVAIAMALIHIVLILVLAF
- a CDS encoding DUF969 domain-containing protein — translated: MNYWVMVGVLLIIVGFALRMDVLAVVLIAGIVTGLIAQINIVEVLSIIGKGFVDNRYMSLFLIAFPVIVILERYGMREKAGDAIRKLSFATTGGLLSVWLVIRTIAAALSLRIGGHVQFIRPLILPMAQGAAEKNGGKLTEKGMEDLKGLAAATENYGNFFGQNIFPTSGSVLLILGTLKEAGFVVDQTDIAFSSIWAGVAICIVGIVQCVLFDLKLRKEIVKDA
- a CDS encoding Glu/Leu/Phe/Val dehydrogenase; translated protein: MKKENQALEEAREHLRAACELLQEEPAVYEVLSRVQRLVSANLPVKMDDGRVAVFPAYRALHSDALGPGKGGVRFHPNVCAEEVSVLSMWMTLKCAVAGLPYGGGKGGIAVDTTLCSTGELERLSRAYVDAFFPVIGEMQDIPAPDVHTNGQVMAWMTDEYQKLAHSQTVATFTGKPVALGGSMGRNEATGLGVALAVEAWCQMQNRDLSGMTCAIQGFGNVGSLAMKHLQARGVKTVAVAHHANGTGYAIYSKDGLDYEALARWYEGEKKGNFLEYPGVERITEEAFWQLPVDLCVPCALENAISAETAETLGAKLIAEGANGPVTAEAERILTHRGVPVLPDIFVNGGGVTVSYYEWVQNRTGDYWTEEEVNEKLARRIRTAFQSLSELQEKYNVTWREAAYAVAVRRLADGLRLRGRL